Part of the candidate division KSB1 bacterium genome, ACCTGGATTAATATCGGGCATAAATCTGATGTTTTATCTTGATCTAATTGGCCTTTTGATTAATGAAAACAGGGAGTTTAGAAATGAAAAATAGCACATTCAAAATATACTTATTAATTCTAACCGTGCTGGCCATCGTAATCGGGAACTCGATGTTGCTTGCGCAGAAAGGTCCCAGCAAGACTGTAAGGAATCTCCAACCTTCGTGGGCATCAGATGGCCATAAGATTGCTTTTGTGACAAATCGTGATGGTAAGCCGGAGATTTATTTAATGTACAAAAACGGCAGCCACCAAAAAAATCTTACAAACAATGCCGCACTCGACATGGGTGTTTCCTGGTCTCACAATGGCGACAAACTGGCATTTGTTTCCAATAGGGATAGTGGAAAAGACATTTATATCATGAATACCCAGAATGGAGAACTAAGAAAACTTACGAATCGGGGAGATCTCCTCATGTCACCGCCAGCCTGGTCCCCTGATGACACGAAGCTTGTCTTTGCCGCCGGAACACATCGTGATGCCGATTTGTATACTGTCGACATCAAGGGTGAGACTTTACAACGCTTAACCAAGAACCCGACTATTGATGCCGCACCATCATGGTCACCAGATGGGAGCAAAATTACTTTCGTTTCAAAAAGAGATGGCAATCTCGACATTTATGTGATGAACTCCGACGGCTTGAATCCAAAAAAATTGACCTCTACTGAAGCTGAAGAAGGATGGCCGCGGTGGTCTCCGGACGGTTCAGAAATCGCTTTTTTCAGCAATAGAGATGGGAACTTTGAAATCTATGTTATGAAATCAGATGGGACATCACAGAGAAACTTGACAAATAATCCAGCCAGGGATGCCGGGCCGGCATGGTCCCCAGACGGAAGAAAAATCGTGTTTTATTCAAACCGGGATGGTGAAGGTGAGGAAATCTACCTGATGAATTCGGATGGTGCAAATCCAGTGCGGCTCACCAACGGTGCAGAAGATCGAACGGTAATCAAACACACAATGAGATAAGTGCGACCAATAAAGTATGGACAATCATAATCTAAAAAGGAACCAAGGATGAAGAGACATTGGATTTTCAAGGGATGTTTGATTTTTGCTGTTTTGCTGATTATTTCCCACCAGCTCACTGCAAAGCAACCCAAAAAAAATGAAACAGCTGACTGGCCTCGATTCCGCGGTCCAGAAGGAACTGGAATTTCACAGGAAACCGGTTTACTGGAAACGTGGCCCGACGGCGGCCCCAATGAAATCTGGCGCGTTCCGATTGGTGCCGGCTATTCAGGAATCACGGTTGCGGATGAACGACTCTTTACGATGGGCAGCGATGAGGAATCAGAATTTCTTATCTGTCTGGATCCAGCAAACGGCAAAGAGCAGTGGCGTAAAAAAATCGGGCCACTCTTCAAGAATTCTTATGGGGATGGGCCGCGCTCAACCCCAACCATAGATGGCGAAACTGTTTATGCCATCGGTGCAGAGGGGAATTTGATTGCAGTGCATGCCAATGACGGCGAGTTTTTGTGGAGTTTGAACCTAAAGACTGAATTCGAGTTCAGGCAACCGCAATACTGGTGGGGATTCTCCATGTCGCCGTTTATCGAAGGCGATAAACTAATGGTGCAGGCAGGGGGCGGCGGCGACCGGTCTATCGTTGCCTTAAATAAGAAGAATGGCAAGGTTATTTGGACGACCCATTCGGATTTTCAAGCCTACTCAACTCCGATCGCCATCGATTTCAA contains:
- a CDS encoding PD40 domain-containing protein, with amino-acid sequence MKNSTFKIYLLILTVLAIVIGNSMLLAQKGPSKTVRNLQPSWASDGHKIAFVTNRDGKPEIYLMYKNGSHQKNLTNNAALDMGVSWSHNGDKLAFVSNRDSGKDIYIMNTQNGELRKLTNRGDLLMSPPAWSPDDTKLVFAAGTHRDADLYTVDIKGETLQRLTKNPTIDAAPSWSPDGSKITFVSKRDGNLDIYVMNSDGLNPKKLTSTEAEEGWPRWSPDGSEIAFFSNRDGNFEIYVMKSDGTSQRNLTNNPARDAGPAWSPDGRKIVFYSNRDGEGEEIYLMNSDGANPVRLTNGAEDRTVIKHTMR
- a CDS encoding PQQ-binding-like beta-propeller repeat protein, encoding MKRHWIFKGCLIFAVLLIISHQLTAKQPKKNETADWPRFRGPEGTGISQETGLLETWPDGGPNEIWRVPIGAGYSGITVADERLFTMGSDEESEFLICLDPANGKEQWRKKIGPLFKNSYGDGPRSTPTIDGETVYAIGAEGNLIAVHANDGEFLWSLNLKTEFEFRQPQYWWGFSMSPFIEGDKLMVQAGGGGDRSIVALNKKNGKVIWTTHSDFQAYSTPIAIDFNNKRQFVFVTAQNVVSVSPSGDILWKYPWGGSIIKIAVPIFVSPDKIFVSAAYGIGAVLLQMKSDGPSITIDEVWKSKVMSNHFHTSVLLGDYLYGFDNGTFKCIKAETGEQTWARRRLGKGSLIVADGHLIVLSERGKLLWVEANPNEYVEKSSVQVLKGRTWTPPTLANGMLFLRNQKEIVCLNLKNQKS